Genomic segment of Esox lucius isolate fEsoLuc1 chromosome 15, fEsoLuc1.pri, whole genome shotgun sequence:
aataataatgtattttacttcTATAGCACTTGttattatagaaaataatcacaaacGCTTGAAAAAGCAGGTTATAGTAAAACACCTACGATAGAGTAGGTCTTGACCTTGAACATTCTGACAGAGCTGAAGGTTTTTAGCAATTAGAATGACCATCAAGAGGAACATGGCCGGAGTAGAGTGAGGATAAATGTGTTCTGCAATAATTTTGTTTAGTACAAAAACACCATGCATATTTTAGATTACTCCCTTGAAAATCATCTTAGGTAGTTGAATGGCAACCTTGCTACAGGTTCGTATTTGTACTTTTGGTTAGTTTAAAGGAGGAACCTTTGATGATTCAGCAAAGGGTCCCAGAGAAATACTGGACTGGAGACATGACTTAGTAGATGCTTTCTGATATCTAATTTTGGACATCTGTTAGAAGAAAGCTCATTCCTGTTTACCTGTTCTGTGTAATGTTAAGAATGGACACTAACAATGTGGGAGCTTTCTTGAGGTTTACAGAGATTAATGCATCCTGAAAATGCCATTGCAAATCCCCAAATAAGAAGTATTAATGCTTTATGACTATGTAAGCAGCAGTGTTAATATCACTGATAATCTATTAGAATATGTAAAATCCACAACAATTCAAGGAATTGCAGTGTACAAACTATAAGAAAATAATTCCTCTTATAAACCATGACACCAatcctctgattggctgtcacCTTTAAAACACATATAAAATCTTCAAAATCTAACACCTTCCGTTATAAAAGGGTATCAGTTTGAAAATTCATATAGTGTTACCTCTGGGAAACTTTTCCTACAAGTGCGACAATTGTTATAACCCCAAAAAGTTATTTCAGGGAACTTCCCTTCAAAGGTTTAGAAGAAGAAGAAATCTGTGCTAATACATTAATAGAATGAATAGCTTATTTCCctgtaaaaatgtccaaatgtcACCAAGATTAGGAAGTGAAAGATtctttatgtaaatatatgtatatgatTCACCTATTCTCACACAGGATTATGAAGTGATATTTGATCCTTAACTTCTCCTTACCCTCTTGATGTTCTGTACCACTTCATTCACATATGACTTGTTAATATCCAACTTCTCCCTGACAACAGAATAATAGATACaatcatacacacatatacatatacatacatacacgtatacatatatataaatatatatatagacacacatatatatatatacacacacatacatacatatagacACGTACATAAATATACTGCAtctgtataaatatatagacacacacacacagttctctcTTACTCTTCAGCTAAGTGCTTCTCTTTCGTCATAGCTTCTTTGAttttctctgttctcctcttttccattttctttttcaggtctttcttttctctgtaGTGGTGGAGCATCACATATTATATACTTTACAGAATTATATATCTTTATGGTGCACTCTGCATTTCAGTTAATCTGATGTGTCACATTCATATCAAACCCACTTGTCACACATGTCTTTTAATTTCTTCATCTGGTAGTTCTGACTTTCCTCAGCAAGTGTAGTCAGTTTTTCCATCAGCTGTAATATTGGtgatagaaatatattttgctcTTGTTAGCCAGGATGTTCAACTGAAGCATTGTTCCAAAACAATGTATCCACAAATTTTTCAAATCTTAGGTTTCGATCAGAAAGGATTGATGATTGATGCCTTTGTCTGTGTAAAATATCAAAGCATATCATAGTGTTTTGTTAAAAATCTGTTGACATTAGTTATTTCAAATAGATACCGATCTGTCTGAGATTAGATTGTGAAAAACACctcaaaaaaatctaaagttatttaaaaaataaccgTTTTCTCAACAAGTTTTCTCAAAATGGATATAGCATTATAGAATATGTAATATCTGTGTCTTTGTAACCTGTTTGATGTGTTCTCGTTTAAGGTATTTCTCGCTGTAGTACTGTTCCTGTCTCAGCTCCAATaactgttgctgttgttgttctcTCAGCTCCCCCAGTCgcccctctccttcctcatcaAACTGCTTCAGTTCAGCCTCCACTTCAGGCGACAATCTCCtgcaacacatacacataagCACGCACACATGCGGGTTAGCGCCAacccacatatacacagacaatgAGACATTAGCTGACTCCTCCACACTACCTACCTTGTCTTACCATGTTGTTTCGTCTTCAGAAAAGTGTTGCGCCTGCGTGTGTGTTGATTCTGAGCCTGGATGCACTTAGTTGTCTGTTCCTTCACCATCTCCAAAGTCTTCTTCTGGTGCTTTTTCACAAGATCCTTCATCTCCTTGTAGTGTCTCTTCTGCTCTCGCACAATTAGCTTGTGTTGCCGGAGCTCCTCTATTGAGGCAACTTTTATATCTGTACGGGCAGAGACCACACAGTGGAGCAAAGGGTATAACATGGCCATACTGTCTTATTCTGACGACAtgaccacacacaacccctccccaTTGCACTCTCTGACCTTTCAGAATGCTCTGCACCATGTCTTCAGTCTTTGCTGCAGGTTTGTTTAGTTCTGAAACAAGAAAACAGGATGATTGTTTGGCGGCACTCCATTAAAAACCTGTGGTTTACGATGTAGCAGTAGTGGGATAAGAGTTAGAGGTTCAGCGGTTTACCTGTGGCTAAAGTTTGGGGTGTGTTAGTAGGAGTCCTGGGTGTGACTGTAGGGCTGGGGCTGAGACCATTCTCCAGAGGAGCAGGTCGTAGATTTGTTTTTGGCTCGGCAGGCCCTGGCTGTTCAGTACTAGCCTCAACCTTCATAACAAAACATCAGACATATTTAATATCAAAATCCCCATCTGCAATAACAGTGTTACAGAATCCCCTGTAGATGGCGCTGTAGGACCGTTGTCCAGCATGTGTTTCCTCATGTCTGGCTGGTGTTGCATAGTCTAGCCATAGATGGACATGGACTCAGATTGCCTACTACTGGATATATCAATCTGAAGAGTCAGGGCGTTGTTTCCAATCCACACAGGTAGAAGTAGTCTGGTAATGTAACCAGGCAGCGAGATCGAACTGGACTGACATTTTTCACAAAACTTCTGATCTCTGATCTGAGCTTGCTTTAGTAACATAGATCTTGGGTCTAGCTCTCCCACTTGTCTTAGAAATATCGATCTCCAGCTACTGGCCAATCAGACATTCCCCATCCATACTACACTCAGTTCATGCATTATTATATACTCTTTGATTGGCCAGATGCTGAGATTATTGTCTAGCACTGGCCTTGCAAGCGTATAAATCTTGTCAATGTTTTTCCAGTCTGAGAATGTGGGTGAACATATGTGCAGGGGATGTGTATACAAAAATTGTATACAAAAATCTTTACCAAAGAAGACTCAAAGGTGTGATGTTGCCAAAGGCACTTCTTCAAATACTGGATacttatgtattattttaaacaaattggCATACATTTCTAAGAACTGTTTTTGGCTTTTCATTATGGGGTACTGTATGTAAATTGATTGGTGTAAATAAttatataacaaaacaaaatatggagaaagcCAAATTGATGACTGCTGACTTTCTGAAAGCgaactatatattttatattgattTCCTGTTTACTGTGGTAGTTCAATTGACATGGATACAGTAAAGACtgttgcaaaaaatatatagtggTCGATCAGGGCAATTGGCTGTTCTTTTGACCAAAGGATTTCCATATATAAACACCCTAATTGTTTTAAGAAAAAGCCAGACTTCTAGATAACGTTAAAACAATCTgtattttcaaaacacacactTTAAAAGTGATTTGGaatgcacacaaaacacattttgtatagCAGAGTCAAGCGGAGTACTGTCATTGATCTAATGTTAATTTGTGAGACTTTCATTGGCTTGTTGGGCAAACTTGTGTCTCTCATCCTAACAGTGCTGCAGTTAATCAAAGAGAGCATGTGGTATGAAGGATAGATTTTCAGGGCATTGCAGCGAAATACACAATCATTAAAATGTCATCAATTTGCTCAACAAAAAACGAATCTGTCAACCAGCAGCCTATTGACCAAATAACTGATCAATCCTAATGAATTTCTTAGGGATTTATAGggttatttttcttaatttctgTGCTTTGTAGAACCATTGTCTTATATCTACATTTCCGTGTCTGAAAGGTTCTATGTGTGTGCTAATTCTCTATGAGGCTGATGTGAAGCTGAAAGTTGATTAAGAACCAATTCGTATTTACAGTAACGACTTGTGGCAATGTTACGGGGGAGTAGGGTTGATTAGGGTTAGCTGTCTTGCCCAGGGCAGAATGAGTAGCGGGAGGATTAAAACCAGAGACCTTCTGGATAAAAGTCACATGCCCTTATCGCTCCAATTCCTCTGACCAGGAAAAGTGGCACTGCCGCGGGGAGATGTTTTGTTTGGGGGCACGGATAATTGTTGAGTCCTTGGTGCAACTGAACCGATATCGAACGCATGGGTCACAAATGCCCGTCAGCCATAACGCCGAGCTATCTCGAGCACAAACGGACGACTCCCATCCGTCGGGCCGAAATGACGTGTGTCCCGCCGACTGCTAAATTCAATTCCTGCACGTATTGGCGGCAGACAAAAACAAGTGCATGTCAGAATGTCCTTAGGGGATGCTGAGGCAGCGTCAGGCAGCCCCGACTTCCTGCACCTATTTATAATAAGAGGCTCTCATCCACAAATTGGTCCTTGGAGCCTAACTGGTGACTGCTGACACCACTACAGTATGGCAGCCTACAGGGACCACACAGGGTACGTTCCATATTGCATACCCACGATGCACTGTGGTTTGGCTCTGGGGTTCCCACTGGTCTACCACCATTATACATTCTAAACCCCTCTGAAGCCTGTGGGAGCCCCAATCCTGCCAACAGCACAGCGTGGACGCTATGCCACCTCCTCTTCGCCTGTGGGATACTACTCACTACCAGAACCTGCAGTGGAGTGTGCATTGCTGCATGTGTCCTATAAAGTACATGCCACTGTTTAGCTATTTGTGTTCTAATTCTCTGTGAGGTTGACCTTTTCCTCTGACCGGAAAAGGGTCTCAGTCAGCCTCAGAGAAGTCAATGGGGGCTGGACACAAAACTATACACTCACTATTATAAGTTGTTCCGTAAAAGACCATAATCTAAGTCATGCAATGGGTAGTTCTTTCCTCACAAACCAAAATTAacagtattttttaaatacataagacactacatttttattgtgttaaaccCCTTTGGCAGCCACAAACCTCTTTGctgttctcctcctctccatcctccagAGTAAGAGCGGCCAGCTGCTGGGACCTCTGCTCCAGAAGATTCACATACCGGATCGGGTTAGACAGCGCCTCAATCACATCtaaacatacacaaaacacacatacatatgttgGGATTGGCCTTGATCCGGACAAACTGGAGAAACATTTGATCATGTCTATTATCTCTGTTTCTTGAGGAGGACAACAAAGGGATGTTTAATTCACTGAATTATATAAATCATGTATTCCATCCCATCACAACTGAAGCTGGCCTAATGGACTCTAGATGGGCCTATGGTAGTCCCAAGAGCATTACAAAAACCTCCTGTCCCACAGGGATCAAGGTTATATCACCCTCCACCCTCCCAACCAAGAGGTAGACGTATTCATCTGCCCAGGAAAGGTGCTCAGTGAGCATCACATCAGTATATAGTCACCGTAAGGTGTTCTGTTTAGCTCAGTTGGGAGAGCATGGCCCTTACCTGGGCTGTGAGTTCCCTTACCTGGGCTGTGAGTTCCCTTACCTGGGCTGTGAGTTCCCTTACCTGGGCTGTGAGTTCCCTTACCTGGGCTGTGAGTTCCCTTACCTGGGCTGTGAGTTCCCTTACCTGGGCTGTGAGTTCCCTTACCTGGGCTGTGAGTTCCCTTACCTGGGCTGTGAGTTCCCTTACCTGGGCTGTTAGGTCCCTTACCTGGGCTGTTAGGTCCCTTACCTGGGCTGTTAGGTCCCTTACCTGGGCTGTTAGGTCCCTTACCTGGGCTTTTAGGTCCCTTACCTGGGCTGTGAGTTCCCTTACCTGGGCTGTTAGTTCCCTTACCAGGACTGTGTGTTCCCTTACCAGGGCTGTGAGTTCCCTTACCAGGGCTGTGAGTTCCCTTACCAGGGCTGTGAGTTCTTACACCAGGGCTTACAGTACACAATAAATAACTTGAAATATTTTAGTAACATAAGCAACCCATTGGATGTCTCCCTGATACATCTATCTACTGCTTGTTTTAATGAGAGTTGGCACTGCAACCTGGCAACACTATCAAGTAAGAAGGTGTTGGGGATGTGGGACGGTGTTGCCTTTCCTAGAcgcactctagcgactccttttGGCAGGACGAGGGCCTTCAAGCTCATTTGTAGACATTGGCCTGAGATTGCTTTCTTTTCTAAGTGTGTAGGTTTCAGAAAATGTAGTGAGTAAGCAGCAAAATGAGAATCAGAATGGCTTGCCAGGCTATGCTTAGGTGGATCCATTTCCTGACTAACTCTCCTGGTTTGAGTTGCTGCAAGTAGATATGGCAATAATCTcaaattggacatcacaaaatGATATATAAAGCATGACCTTAACATCTACATTTTTTTTGCTTGAATCTTTTTTTATAACAATTCCTCAGAAAAACATAATGATTGTAATTAACTGAATTAATTACATCTGTTCATCTCTACCTGACTCTCAGCTGAAAGACATATGGTACCAATGTGTTAACCAAACATGTCCGTATAGCCTCACCCTAACATGCAGTGACCTACCTGCAAAGGTGTCTGGGACATAGTCCTTCACTTCAATGTAGACAAACACAGCAGGCAGAATCAGAGACTGGTTCTTCTCATTCCTGAGGCCAATGTAGCGATAACCTGAGACCGGTGGTGGGATTATTTAACAATATAACAATGCatggaaataaagttatattaACTAGTTATATTACTTGGCATCCCTTCagtgaaaaactaaatgttctTAGAGTTGTGTTTAGAAAGAAACCAAGATCCTTTTCCAACCTTCACTCATTGCACTTTAGGTAAATGCCCAGTGCATGACAAGTCATGTCTTCATCACCTGGTATCAAACACAATCAACAAAGCTAACTTTGATCCTATAATAATACATTCCAGATATGTTTttccagccacacacacaaaggctaTAAGATCAGTTGAGTAGCTcttattaatgtttattttactccAGAATCAAGCGCCGAACATTACCTCAAATAGACTTTAACAATCGCTTCAGCCACTAACAACTTGACTTCAATCTTCTTTTGCAACTTGTTTAGAGACTGATGATCATCAATATATTTTACCTCTGTTTCCTTATCTCCATTGTTAAGTCAATAAATTATTTGCCTGGAGATAAGCTAGTCACTATGATTAAAGAAAGTTAACCATCTCTTTAGTGATCAGTGAAACCTGCAAAGATCAACCGTAAAGCTCAGAGGTGCCCCCTCTATTAATTTCTATCAAAAGATTTCATGACCATTCCATAAATTGCTCTGCTTAACCAGGAACTATATGAGAAAACAAGTGATGGAAACATCATCTTGGGAAAGGGATGTAAAATCAACactttaattaaaaagaaagaaatgtaataacatCAGCTAATTGTAACATTTGCTAAACTTAGTTGCTGATGAAAGCAATCTCTAATATTTTGTAAAGCGCTACCCCCAACATTGCCTGACACAGAACACAATGAACTGTCCCAAGgacagcagagagaaagagatgccaAACAGTTTGCAGGAGCATTGATTGCTGTTCAAGATGATTACAGTGTTTACCTGGCCGTAGGGCTGGCACAGGAATAATACGGTGACCTATGAATTTTCCTCCTTCTTCAAATGCAGCAATCCTCAGAGAGGCCAATGTGGGGAGAACCACCTGCAAAAGCACAATATAGAAAACATAGACCTGCTTTATCATGAAACCTTTTTCAAATCCTGGATGTTAATTGGATGAGTAGCATTTCAAACTGTGCGGTATTGGCTGTCATAGCCACACCTATGGCTCCTTCATGTTCCATCAGAAAATGTCTTCCCATTCCTAAGAATGTAATCATGTTGACTTTGTTGTATCTATTGTATTTATCCATTCAAAGATGATTTCCTTTAGTTTCTAGCACTCAGTTTGGTATTGCAAGGGTTCATTTTATCCTTGCTGTGGGTCGGTGCAGTTTCGGGGGAATGGGTACGTTGATTCAGCTCCTCCTTTTGGTAAGAGGGTTAATACAACATTAAACAACATCTATCTTATGCTTAAGCTTGTACAGCTTGCCTGAATCCTGAAGATTTTAGTTATCATTGTGAGCCATCTAGGCATTATTTTAGAGGGCTAACAGTTCAGTCTTATGGCAAGCAGGGAGCAGTCTTTCcgaaacattttatttgcatttcttgCATTCCAGGATCAGATCAATCTGGTCgttttaaagcatttttcttCAGAAAGAAATTGTGTTGGATCATTATAATTCAGATACGACATTATCAAATCACAAAATCTAGATGTTTGGTGCCTTGAATAGGCATACACGTTGACCTTAACAGCCTATGTTATGGTTTCACACTGTCATAAGGAACTTTAAAAGTACATGCATTTATCTGACCCTTCTCAACACAATTACTGACTGAGGGTTTTCAGGTGAAAGAATTTAAAATACCTATTAATCTCCTCACTTATTTGCAAAACTATCTTACTCACTAGATGTcagtataaaaaaaatgcaaaaacactATATAATATAATCCTATATATTCAATCTACACTTTTCTAAAATGGTGATATAACATGTTCCAGCACTGAAGTAATCTAATTActgaaatctgttttgaaatactGGGTCCAGGTGACTGATATTAGAACTCAGTCGGTCACATTCTTGTAATACCTTCTTGAATATGATTGGCTCCTCATCCCAGACAGGGTTGATCGCGTTACTCTGGGATGTTTTGGTCTTCAGGGCTTTCCTCTTGGTGTCCACAGGAAGACCAAACATGTCCAGCTCTACATACACACCTACCTTCTTGTCACTTAGAAACTGGCCTGAGATTATCTGTATGAGGGAAACAGATTAAATTGGCACATTTCATAGCCTAAAATAACAGGTTCATTGATTTACTTTGACAGACAGTATGGTTCCTCTGCTCAAACGTGGCTGACACTTGACAGATCTTACAACGCCTGGGTTGGTATGTTAACAAGCTAGCCACATTATATTTTACAGCAACATGGCAACACTAGGTGGACGTATGCGACATTATAGCATGAGAATGTGACCAGTGTTTTGCGTTATCCTTATGGTAGTCTCATTAAGCTACACCtgtaaaaatgaataatgtaCCGGCTTCCAGCAGCTGGatgtatttaacatttcaagAACACTCTTCCAAAAGCCCTTAGTGCTGCATGTTAAGGTCTGCGAATGCAGGACATTTGACTGGTTCGACATGATGCACTGAGGAGATGTTATTAATACAGGCAGCGCAGGATAAACCGATGGCCCATCACATCATCAGGCCAAAGCAGAGAGGGAAGAGTGCTGTTCTCAAATGGAAAATGGATCTGCACCGCTCGGTCAGGTTGTCAGCAAAGGCAGCATGATGCCTCGGCAGAAAGGCAACATCTCTTTTCCATACAAATCCATTTACATTTTCCAGATCATTTCACAAGTAAAACTTTTTGATTAAAAGCAATCAATATAATATTTGAAATCACAGAATCCTGCTCATTACTCCATGAGCACCTTAAATCAATTTGTTTTAGCAGACTGCAACCATCAAGACGGGTCATAGACTGGCAGGCAGACCAGTTCTAAAAATATAGAAACAGGTCCCCTAGTCTTTTTACCTACTTCAGTCATATACTTCACCCTGCTTTCCTGAAAAGTGAAGTGTGGTTCTTGAGTAGGCTGTGGTTATTGTTATAATTTGTACATCCTACCTTGACCTTGACAGTGTTGGCCACTATGCCGTCCACAGTGCTCTCAGTGAACGGGTCAAAGTGTTTGTCTGGTCGTCTCATGAACTCGGGTTTCAGTCTGTAGCCACTCTTCCCATTATACTCATACATGCCCAAGTTTAACTGCATAGACAGGTCTAAAAGAGCATGATAGAAAGATAGGGAGACCCGGGATaatgagaaacagaaaaagacagacgGAGAGAGTAAAACAGGGCTCTGAGGTTaagagaggtcagaggtcgCAGTGCTGCCTTACCTATAGTTTGGAAGTTAAGCGCCACTAGCTGGCAGCCAGCGTTCCAGAAGAGTTGTGGCATGTAGTTGGAAGAGTCCACTCTAGTGCCTTTAGGGTAGATACGACTCAACTGTTGCTTATTATATCTTAACGGATAGGTTAAAACCATTAACGTGTCATGACAGTGTGTAGGATAGGGCCTTTGTAATCATGTGCTTTGATGAGACTTAACTGCagctattttttaaatgaaacagcAAATATGGAGCAAAACTGGTACTGAAGTATAGTTCAGGGTTAAAGTTGGGGTCATTTAGAGATCAGCTAAATCTTAAGGATACTCCACAAATTCCACTGGTGACTTGGTGAGGTGCTCCAGGGCTTTAGTCTCCACAAACGATGACATTTGATAGCTACGATTAGCCTCTGGAGAATAAACATAAAGGTTTATTATgcatttgtgttgtgtgtgtttgtgtgtacgtatgtattcaggtgtgtctgtgtgtatttgcattGAGCCAGCATACTTTTGGAAGCCTCGAAGGAGTTGAACTTGGTGGGTTGGACGTAGTTAACCAGAGTGGACATCTCTTCGGTTGCTATGGCCTCCCGCTCCTCTGCTGTGCCCTGGAGACAAAGCCATCACAACAGGAAGTCATGTTATTCTAACTCTCACCTTTCACCTCTAACCTACATCAGCAGTGTTGAAGGGTAACCAAGTAGCCATGTTAGCAGAGTACAAACAGCTGAATTCACCTCATCTGACGTCTTTTTACAGTCAtcgtcatcatcgtcatcatcgtcatcatcatcttcagcCTCtacatctgaaaaaaaagaacagtcaGTATACACTTTGATTTGACAAAAAACTTAAATCCAGTTTAGAAAGCCAAAAAAGCTGTCATAATAGCGATGAAGATGATTCACActtttattattctaattgttAAACATTAGAGCACACTTGCAGATGGCCTCACCGGCTGTGATGTTGCTAGGAGACGAGGGTTCATCAGTTGCCTGTTCTGCTGCTGCGctctggttggctggctggtcAGCCAGTCTCTTGTTGCAGTGGGCAGATGAGGGCTTGTGGGATTTCTTGTTCTTGATCAGGATCTTACCAATCAGCTCCTGCGGACTTGGCAGGGGTACCCCAGACTcaagctaacacacacacacacacaaacacacacaaaaaaaggtgTACATACATCAAAGCATGTGCGTGCCTACATGcctgtgtgggtatgtgttagaacattgtatttatttaagtgCCTGTTGACTACACCAAGCTGCCTACGGCCTCCTGGAGCCAGCTGTGCAGCCAATACAGAATACATGGAAAGCAATCCTCCTGGTTCTGTGACCTATCTTTGATCTCACTCGAAACAGGAGAACCAGCCTTACACTATTGGAACCTCTCTCATACAGAGATAGAACATACGGATCCTGTGGCCTAGTCGGGTCCAGTGGACTGAGGCGCTGCCTCCAGGACACGTGCTCCTGCAGCTAAGACTTGAATCCAGAAAATTGCCTTCTCAACAAAaactctctcttctttcttcccCATTGGCTCTACATAATAACCCATCCAGAGAATACTATAGTACAGTAAGCCTCATgaaagttttatttttcatcgCTTTGATACTTGAGCATGTAGCCTTTATCTCTGTGTTACTCTGATATTCTCCTGTTATTCCTgccttgtttcattttaaactatTAGATTAGTTGTTTGTCTGATTGTATTGTAGTCCTCTAATCCCTGTTATCTGTTAGTTTCTCTGATCCTGTAGCCAGTTaaattattacaatgttttacaaCTGAAGTTCTCCAgatcaatatttttgtttatgaagtaattttatttcctttctttGTAAAATTCCTTTCTTTTGATGAGTCAGTTATTACTATTGttgtaatatttgtattatacAGCAACAGTATTAGTAAGACAAATCAAGCCAGCGGACAGGTCACTCTTACAAAACCTTTGAGGTCAAAGATAATTAATaataacatcataataataagtAGCCTATAAGTGTACATACTCTTTTACGGTGTgtctgcatgcgtgtgtgtgtgtgtgggggtatgTGCACGCGTTTCTGTGTCTTTAAAACTTACAGGATATTTCTCAAGTGGGTCTATCAGCAATGCATCTCCAAAGATGGACCTACAGTATTCAGCCATCTTGGCTTGTTGTTTCGGCCTGTTAAGATTAGAGGTCAGTGGTCAGCACTAAAGAGAAGTTCACCAATGATATTCAAGTGTATTTGCCTATTCGTCTCTACTCACGAGTCCACATGGTTTTCGAATGACAAGATGACAGGAAAAGGAGATGTTTTGAAAGCACACTCAGCGATTGCCTCAATCACCTCCTGTAGAGTATAAGGAGAGGTTAAAATACTTGGTTATTTTTTGTATGTAATTCAGATATACACTTTAAGGCATTTTAAAGTGTTAAAATTATTCAGACAAGATTACCAGATGAAAATTCAACAATTCAATGTTTCCTTGAATGCAGCTCCCTAGCAACTCAACAAGCACCAGCTGCTActaattgtgtttttataaatcAATTTCCTCAGTGCTATCTCTAGCCTCCCTTTGAAAGGTGAAAGCGAGTGAATgtgcacaaaac
This window contains:
- the LOC105031658 gene encoding 1-phosphatidylinositol 4,5-bisphosphate phosphodiesterase beta-1 isoform X3 translates to MAGAQPGTHALKLKPPIVPNTLRNGSRFMKWDDDLSTVTPVTLTVDPHGYFLYWTDQNKETELLDITYIKDARTGKSTKTPKEAKLRELLDVGNLVGRIENRLLTIVTGPDMVNITYLNFMALQEEEATEWAEELFSLASNLLSHNMNRETSLEKAYVRLTLQPNSDGRIPVKNIGRMFSADKKRVETALEHCNLPFGRSDSIPIEDFTPEVYRSFLSHLCPRPELNSIFSQQGGKGAYLSVDQMTEFINEKQRDPRLNEILYPPLRPSQTQILMEKYELNHSLLKQGLITLDGLSRYLVSDENGVIPHEKLDQSEDMTLPLSHYFINSSHNTYLTAGQLAGSSSVEMYRQVLLAGCRCVELDCWKGRTTEEEPVITHGFTMTSEICFKEVIEAIAECAFKTSPFPVILSFENHVDSPKQQAKMAEYCRSIFGDALLIDPLEKYPLESGVPLPSPQELIGKILIKNKKSHKPSSAHCNKRLADQPANQSAAAEQATDEPSSPSNITADVEAEDDDDDDDDDDDDCKKTSDEGTAEEREAIATEEMSTLVNYVQPTKFNSFEASKKANRSYQMSSFVETKALEHLTKSPVEFVEYNKQQLSRIYPKGTRVDSSNYMPQLFWNAGCQLVALNFQTIDLSMQLNLGMYEYNGKSGYRLKPEFMRRPDKHFDPFTESTVDGIVANTVKVKIISGQFLSDKKVGVYVELDMFGLPVDTKRKALKTKTSQSNAINPVWDEEPIIFKKVVLPTLASLRIAAFEEGGKFIGHRIIPVPALRPGYRYIGLRNEKNQSLILPAVFVYIEVKDYVPDTFADVIEALSNPIRYVNLLEQRSQQLAALTLEDGEEENSKEVEASTEQPGPAEPKTNLRPAPLENGLSPSPTVTPRTPTNTPQTLATELNKPAAKTEDMVQSILKDIKVASIEELRQHKLIVREQKRHYKEMKDLVKKHQKKTLEMVKEQTTKCIQAQNQHTRRRNTFLKTKQHGDCRLKWRLN